AAGGAAAACAGGTATATTCAAACCATACATGGCAGAGGTTATTCTATGGTTGAATAGAGAATAAAAAGCATTCTATATAGTTTGGAATCATTCACACGAGTAAACCGTTTGCGCGGAAAGTTACTCGTGTTTTTTGTATACATTCATCACTTTTTTTGCCTTGAATTTTGATGTAGTCATAAAAAATTCTTTAACCAATATTTTTTTCACAGGATTTTCACAGAATTAAAATCTATACTTCATAGTAGAGATCAAGTTGAAAATGATTATCAATACCATTTAACATGGCCAATTAAATGATTGAATTCATCATTTTCTACATACATCGTTAATCGCTTAGTCTAGTTCCTTACACAATACATATGGAGCTACCTTTTATTCATAGCTAGTCTAAAACTATATAAAAAGAAGAAAGAGGTCTAGAAAAATGAAAAAATTAAGCTATTTCAAATTGCCAATAATTGCGGCTGTATTTACTTCCATGCTGGTCGCTTGTTCAGATTCAAATAACGAAACAACAACGGAAGAGCAAACAAGTGGTGCTGATACGACTGAAACATCTGAAACAGAAGAGACACCTGAAACCGTTGAAATCACAGATGCTCATGGGACCGTGACCGTTCCTGTAAATCCAGAGAGAACTGTTGCTTTGGATAGTAGAGCATTTGAAACGTTAGCTGACTGGGATATTGAGTTAGCAGCTGCTCCAAAAGACGTTATGCCTGCAGACTCCCCTTATGTAAGTGATGATTCAGTTGAGAATATTGGTAACCACCGTGAACCAAATCTAGAAATTCTCGCAGCAGCAGATCCTGAACTTGTTATTGTCGGTCAACGATTTGCTAACTACTATGAAGACATTAAAGAAATCGTTCCAAACGCTACGGTCATCGATCTTAATTTTGATGTGTCTGAAGAATCTGATTCTCCTGGAGAGAACTTTGTAAATGGTTTTACGGAAAATACACTCGCTTTAGGTCAAATTTTTGATAAAAATGAAGAAGCTGAAGCATTAGAAGCTGAGTTTAATCAAGCGATTGAAGACGTGAAATCTGCATATAACGGAACGGATACAGTGATGAGTGTGATTGTTTCCGGTGGAGATATTAACTTTGCTGCTCCTCATTCTGGACGCGTTTGGGGACCGATGTATGAAATCTTTGATTTTGCGCCAAGCTTTAGAAGTTGAAGGGTCTTCTTCTGATCACCAAGGTGATGATGTTTCTGTCGAGGCGATTGCACAGAGCAACCCTGACTGGCTTCTAATTCTAGATCGTGATGCTGGTGTTTCTGGTGAAGATTCTGCTCCTGCAGAAGACGTTATTGAAGGATCACCTGCCCTGCAAAACACAACGGCTATTTCTGAAGGTCACGTCTTTTATGCACCAACTGACACGTACACAAACGAATCAATCCAAACGTTTATCGAGTTATTTGAAAACCTTGCAAGTGCTTTAAATTAAGTAATGTGAAGGAGCCTGACATCGTGTCAAATCACGGAAAAACCGGGGTTGAGAAAATTTCTCAGCCCCGATTTTATAACCAAAACAAATTATGGACAAAACCTTTTATTTTCGCCATTATCGTTGTAATTATTTTAAGCATCATCTCACTGTTTACTGGGGTTTATGATATATACGGAAAAGAAGACGGACTTCAAATGTTCTTTACAACACGTGTTCCACGGACAGTCGCATTAATTCTTACTGGTGCTGCGATGGCCATGGCGGGACTCGTCATGCAACTGATTACACAAAACCGTTTTGTAGAACCTACCACAACAGGAACGATTGAATGGGCAGGTCTAGGACTTCTTATTGTGTACTTAGTCATTCCTTCCCCTTCTTTAGTTGTCAGGATGCTAGGTGCCATCGTTTTCTCTTTTATCGGAACGATGATCTTCTTTTTATTCTTAAGAAGAGTGAAGCTACGCTCATCTCTCATCGTTCCAATCATTGGGCTTATGCTTGGAGCTGTTGTCTCCGCGGTTTCAACTTTTGTAGGACTCCTTTTTCAAATGACCCAAAACATTGAGAGCTTGGTTTATCGGTTCTTTTGCGGCCGTACAGGTTGGACGATATGAATATTTATGGTTCATCGTGATTATAAGCATTCTCATCTTTATTTGTGCTGACAGGTTGACGCTCGCAGGTCTAGGAGAAGATATCGCCAAAAGTCTTGGCGTAAATTACAATATGATCGTTCTTTTTGGTACGGCTCTTATTTCTATCGCTGTTGGGATTGTTGCGGCGGTCATAGGATACTTGCCTTTTTTGGGTTTAATCGTGCCGAATATTGTTTCGATGTTCAGGGGGGATGATCTAAGGAGTAATTTGCCCTGGGTCTGTGTGATAGGTATGGGAACCATTACGGTATGTGACATCATTTCTCGAACCATTATCAAGCCTTTTGAAGTGTCTGTTTCCCTCATTCTTGGAACAGTAGGTGCCGTGGTATTTATCACGATCTTATTGAGGCAGAGAAGACCAAGGAGGGCCAGATGAATACGTTGGAAGAAAGAAGAAACGAAAATGTTAACGCCAAACTAAAGCTAGAAAATAAAAAGAGATCGGCTAGAGCGTTTCGTTTCAAAAAAGAAGAGAGACGTTATTGGATATTACTATTATCCTTAATCGCTTTAGGCATCCTTGCTTCCTATGGTCTCCTGGTCTATAACAATCCAGTTCCTATCGATTCACCTTCATTCATCCCTGTGACGAAGAGAAGGGTGGTCGCACTTATTGCCATGATTATAGCGGCGATCTGTCAAAGCTTAGCAACCGTGGCCTTCCATTCCATCACAAATAACCGGATCATTACACCTTCCCTTTTAGGTTTTGAATCGCTGTACTCTGTCATACAAACGAGTACCATCTTCTTCTTTGGTGCGGCGGCGTTCATAAACTTTACTGGAATCGGATCGTTTCTGTTTCAAGTTGGGGCGATGGTGTTGATGAGTTTAATCCTTTACGGATGGTTACTTTCCGGGAAATACGGGAACTTGCAGCTTCTTCTTTTAGTTGGCATTATTATTGGGGCAGGACTTAGGTCCGTTTCCACGTTCATGAGAAGAGTCCTTTCTCCTTCAGAGTTCGATATCTTACAGGCTAGACTATTTGGCTCTGTTAATAACGCAGACTCTGATTATTTCCCTGTGGTCATTCCCATAGTAGCCGTAGTTATGTTTCTCGTATTTGCCTACTCAAAAAAATTAAATGCCCTGTCACTCGGCAAAGAGGTCTCTACTACGTTTGGCGTGAATCATCGCTTTAGCATCATTTATATCCTTATCCTAGTTGCGATCTTAATGTCTATTTCAACGGCTTTAATTGGACCGCTTACGTTCTATGGATTCTTAGTGGCTACACTTAGTTATCAAGCCGCACCAACCTATGACCATAGATATATCTTTCCGATGGCTCTAGCAATAGGATTCTTGATCTTAACGGGTGCTTACTTCCTTATGTATCATGTATTTAATGCTCAAGGAGTCGTTTCAATTATCATTGAACTGTTCGGTGGAATCATCTTTTTATATGTCATCTTAAGGAAGAGGTCTTTATGATACAGATTAATGATGTGAGAAAGTCATATAGTAACGAGGAAATAATCGGACCGTTAAATATAGAGATCCCAAAAGCGGGGCTCACTTCTTTAATTGGTCCAAACGGTGCGGGGAAATCGACCACACTCTTAATGATTGGCAGACTCTTAGATATTGATGAAGGACAGATTCAAGTAGCCAATATGGACGTCTCAGCATCAAAATCAAAGGATCTAGCAAAGATCTTAACCATCTTACGACAAGAAAATCACTTTGTCACAAAGCTCACAGTGAGACAACTTGTTGGCTTCGGACGATTTCCCTATTCAAAAGGAAGATTAACGAATGAAGATGAGACCATCGTTTCGAAGTATATTGATTTTCTAGACTTAACTCTTCTAGAAAATAGGTACTTAGATGAGCTTTCCGGCGGCCAAAGACAACGAGCTTATGTCGCAATGGTTTTGTGTCAGGAGACGGAATACGTCCTATTAGACGAACCGTTAAACAATCTTGACGTCGCCCGCTCCGTTCAAATGATGGGGCATCTAAGAGAAGCTGCCAATACACTCGGGAGAACCATTGTCACGGTTATGCATGATATTAACTTCGCCGCAAAATATTCTGACCGAATTTGCGCCATGAAAAAAGGACAAATTGCTGCGTTCGGATCAGTAGACGAAATCATGCAGCCAGAGCTCTTAACTGATATCTTTGAAACACAAATAGAGATTATTCAGGGTCCTTATGGGAAAGTAGCGATTTATTAGTGAATGAGCAACAATACCTTACAGAGTTGATTCTTTCGGAGAGTCTATCTGTAGGGTATTTTTGTGTATAAAAAATGGGGTATCTTTAATCCAATGTTGAAGCAGGCCGTAACCCGGTAATGTGACCTCGTCCTTAATTAGTGTAAACAGTGTATACACTAGTTTGAGATACCTACTCATTGTTGCCATAACGATTTTTCTTACCTAACCACCCATTTGCTTCTCTCCACTTTAGCTTTTTTGCTGCAATCCAACTCACACCATTTTCAATTTCTTTTTCAGGTTGAAAATCAAAGTCATCTGACCAATAAAAGCAGTTCTTTCTTTTTAAAATAATGGCATCATGGATAATTGAGTCATAATTTTCAGGCGTTGGAGTAATATGAATACCTGTCACACCTTCAAAAAGCAATTCAATTGCAGAAAGATCGCTATACTGACGTTGAAATAACAGCTTTACATTCGTATCTAGTTCTCCAGGGACAGTCATAGATAGATTTTCATCAACAAAAGTCCCTGTCCACATATGCATTTCCCTCAAGCATCCATCATGAAAATAACCGAATCTCTCTAGCAAATCATTGATCTCCGACTCCTCTTTCAAATCAATCCAACTCATCTCTAGTATCCTCCAATATATGTTGTCCTCTTATACTAATTCGTCACTAAAAGAATTTACTCCTTTTATACACAAAAATTAAAACCATTTCAGGTAATTTATTTCAAATGTTACCCAGTTCATAACAAGAAACAGAGAATTTGATCAAAATAAAAAGGCCTGTTTTATACAGACCTTTTTTTGAAGCGAGTAAATTATGTTCCATTACTGTGCAGTATACCCACCATCAACAATCAAGCTATTCCCAGTCATATAAGAAGAATCATCAGAAGCCATGAATAATACGGCTTTTGCCATTTCATCAGCTAGACCAAGACGTTTCATTGGTGTCATTCCAGCTAATGTCTGTTTGTCATCTTCCGGAATGATTGGTGTATCAATAAAACCTGGGCATAGTGAATTCACACGGATATTCTTATCTGCATACTCAAGAGCAAGAGAACGAGTTAGGTTAATAACTCCACCCTTTGCTGCGTTATAAGCAGCTGATCCAGGTGAGCCTACCCATCCGTACATAGAAGCCGTATTCACAATCGTACCGCCGCCTGTTTCTAACATTTCACGGATTGATTCACGTGCAACTAAGAAGACACCATCTAAATCAACATTTACCGTATTGCGCCATTCTGAGTACTCTAAATCATGCGATGGATGAACACGGCCAATTCCCGCGTTATTGAAAACAACATCTACCGTGCCAAACGCTTCAACTGTTTGTTTGAAGATATTTGCCACATCTTCTTCACTCGTAATATTTGCTTTTATAAAAAGAGCTTCTGCATTAAGCGTTTTCAATTCCTTTTCAAACGCCTTGCCCTTCTCTTCATTTAAATCAACAAGAACCACTTTGGCTCCTTCTGAAACGAATAATCTTGCAGTGGCTGCCCCAATACCAGATGCACCGCCGGTAATCACTGCTACTTTGTCTTGTAATTTTCCCATCATAATGCCCCCTAGGCTAATCTTATCTGCATAATCCAGACATGTATAATAGATAGTATCTATTATGAGTGCCTAACTTATGTAACTAAATTGTACTACTTTGTTCACAATTAACAATCAGTAGGTTTTCTCAATATGTCTACTACATAGACATATTGATGAAAAGTGTCTAGATTGAAGGAGATTATTCCATGAATCATGAACAGTCATCACAACGACAAAATCGAACCAAAGCACATTTCAGACACGCCTTAATCGAGCTCATCAAGGAAATGGGCTACCATCACGTAACAGTAAAAGACATTGTCGATCATGCGGCCTATAACCGTAGTACATTCTACATTCATTACAAAGACAAACTAGACTTAGCCGAAGATACACTTGTGACGACATTAGCAGGATTAGAAAAGTCTGTCGGTAATTCCTACGTACCCGGGCAAAAAGTGCATACAACCCATCTGAAAAATTCGTCCTTTGATATTGTCACCTACATTTACACCAATCGTGACTTCTTTTCCTTAATTAAATATGAGGATACCTTACCCGGCTTACATACTCGTTTCCCGCAAACCATTCTGAAAATATATCAAGAGCAATTTGAATTTGAGACGATTGATCATGCCCCCGTGAACATGGAATATTTTAAAAAGTACACAGCTTATGGGTTTTATGGATTGTTGAAGTATTGGATTAGAGAGGGTTTTAAGGAAGATCGAGAGACGTTTATTCAAGAAGTGATTGAGTTAACGAAGACGCATATGCATTCGGTGAAGTATGTTGGGGGGAATGAAGAGAAGGGAGACTGAGGATTTTGGAGGAATGCAGTGCTTTAATTTCTTTGATCTGGACAGAAATCCTTTTAGTGTAGTAGATGAGGGGAGGCTTCTCCTTTTCATTCGGAGAGTGTGGAGCGGTTGCAGGGGGAGAATTAGCATAAGAAAAAGGAATCGATCCTCTCAATCAATTCCTTCCCTCTGTACTTGCGCATCCACTCACGAATCCCTTTAATGTCCTCAGGCGTTGTCCGGCAGCATCCACCAACCACCGTAGCTCCAGCTTCAAACCACCGCTTCGTGCTTGCAACAAACGACTCATATGAACCCTCATCACTCCACTGCTTACTATCGGCATCATATGCTTCACCTGAATTTGGATACACAATGATTGGTTTCGACGTGCCCGATTTAACCTCAGTAATCAACGACTCCACAAACTGCGGAGCCGTACAATTGATGCCAACCGCCGCTACTTGCTTCTCTCCCGCTAGCCACTCTGCACAGTCGGCCATTCTTTCTCCACTACTAATATACAACTCATCCTTTGCGCTAAACGAGATCCACGCATACACATCAGGAAATTCCTTTAATATACGAGCAATTGCCTTGGCCTCTACCAAACACGGAATCGTCTCACATGCCAGAACATCCGCACCCGCTTCAATTAAGAGTCTTATTCTCTCTCTATGAAATAAAACGAGCTCCTCTTCGCATAATCCATAGTCTCCGCGATATTCAGAGCCATCGGCAAGATACGCACCGTACGGACCAACCGACGCAGCAACAATCGGTTTTGGACGTCCAAGCTGATTCCCCTCAACACTCCAAAACTCGTCCCGTGCTTCCACCGCAAGATGAACGGATTGCTTAATCAACATAGCAGCTTCAATTTCGCTCAAGCCTCTTTTCCTGTAGCCTTTCACAGTCGCCTGGTAGCTTGCTGTGATTGCACAGTCTGCGCCAGCCTCAAAATAATCCGTATGAACCTGCTTAATCACGCGCGGCTTCTCGAGTAAAATCTTGGCTGACCATAATGGGTCGTTTAAGTCACACCCATAGCGTTCAAGCTCTGTCGCCAGTGCTCCATCTAAAATCATTAGAGGAAAGTCAGTTAAGATATGTTCGATTGGATTCATTTATATGTCCTCCCTCATTTATAAATCTCCATAAAAATAACGCGGTCAGAGATCTCTCTCACAAACTGAAGCTGGTGCGACACAATGAACATCGTGTCGCCTTCATTCACGATCCCAGTGCGTATCAAAAAAACAAAAAAGCCCCTTTCATCAGAAAGAGGCTTTTCATAAAAAAACTTATCTCTCAGAATGAAACATTCTGCAGGAATTAGCACCTTTCATGTCACACATGATGGTTGCCGGACGTCATCAGGCCTGTCCCTCAGTCACTCTAGATAAGATATTCAATTATATGTATTTCACAATGTTATGAAAGAATTAGATATTTGTCAATTGCCATTTTTAAGTTGATCTTTTTTAACTACCTTCTAATATCGCCACCTTGTGAAGACATCGCTTCAAAAATATCCTCATCGGTTAACATTGGTGTGTCACCTACTGTTGTATGCTTCAGCATCCCTGCTGTTGTCGCAAACGTAACAGTTGTTTCAGGTGACAGCTCCTCCAGTTCTCCATGGATAATGCCACTCGTAAAAGCATCTCCCGCCCCAATTCGATCGTGCACGGTAAATCTCAGTATGTTCGAAAAGGTAAATTGTTTGTCCTTGTATAGATAGCCCCGTAACGAGTGTGTTTGATCCTCGTGGATCGTGCGATGCGTACCTGCAATAACTCGAATGGAATAGGCTTCTGCTACAGCTGGAATGAGCTCTTTAAGCTGTTCCGTGCGGTCTGTCTTGTTAGTTTGCATGTTGAGCACATGCAAGGCATCCTTCTCATTCATCATCACGATGTCGGCCTTCGTAAGCAAGTCTTCGTAATACGGCTTTGCTTTTTCATACCCATCTTCACCCCACAGCGAAGGGCGATAGTTACAGTCAAAGACAACGAGTCCACCACTTTCCTTTACAGCTGCTGCAAACCGCCCGATATTCGTTCGAGCTGTATCATTCATAGCAAGGGTAATCCCACAAAAGTGAACAACATCCACGTTTTCCGCTATCTGAGCAAAGTCATAGATCGATTCAGGTGCGGTGTTGAAGCTGCTCTCTAGCCGGTTTGAATATGTCACGCGACTTGGTCTTGGACCAACTCCATTCTCTAGAAAATAGTGACCAAGATACTGCCCCCATCGTACAAGGTAATTCTTAGAGATGCCTAGCTTACCAAGATAGCTTACAGCCGCATCCCCAAGCGGATTGGCAGGTAAAGCTGAAACCAAATACCCAGCATGACCATAATGCGACAAGGCAGACACAACATTAACACCCGT
The nucleotide sequence above comes from Alkalicoccobacillus plakortidis. Encoded proteins:
- a CDS encoding iron chelate uptake ABC transporter family permease subunit — encoded protein: MNTLEERRNENVNAKLKLENKKRSARAFRFKKEERRYWILLLSLIALGILASYGLLVYNNPVPIDSPSFIPVTKRRVVALIAMIIAAICQSLATVAFHSITNNRIITPSLLGFESLYSVIQTSTIFFFGAAAFINFTGIGSFLFQVGAMVLMSLILYGWLLSGKYGNLQLLLLVGIIIGAGLRSVSTFMRRVLSPSEFDILQARLFGSVNNADSDYFPVVIPIVAVVMFLVFAYSKKLNALSLGKEVSTTFGVNHRFSIIYILILVAILMSISTALIGPLTFYGFLVATLSYQAAPTYDHRYIFPMALAIGFLILTGAYFLMYHVFNAQGVVSIIIELFGGIIFLYVILRKRSL
- a CDS encoding sugar kinase, which translates into the protein MSKRIAAFGEVMMRLQVPGFELLSQANTLHYSFSGTGVNVVSALSHYGHAGYLVSALPANPLGDAAVSYLGKLGISKNYLVRWGQYLGHYFLENGVGPRPSRVTYSNRLESSFNTAPESIYDFAQIAENVDVVHFCGITLAMNDTARTNIGRFAAAVKESGGLVVFDCNYRPSLWGEDGYEKAKPYYEDLLTKADIVMMNEKDALHVLNMQTNKTDRTEQLKELIPAVAEAYSIRVIAGTHRTIHEDQTHSLRGYLYKDKQFTFSNILRFTVHDRIGAGDAFTSGIIHGELEELSPETTVTFATTAGMLKHTTVGDTPMLTDEDIFEAMSSQGGDIRR
- a CDS encoding iron ABC transporter ATP-binding protein → MIQINDVRKSYSNEEIIGPLNIEIPKAGLTSLIGPNGAGKSTTLLMIGRLLDIDEGQIQVANMDVSASKSKDLAKILTILRQENHFVTKLTVRQLVGFGRFPYSKGRLTNEDETIVSKYIDFLDLTLLENRYLDELSGGQRQRAYVAMVLCQETEYVLLDEPLNNLDVARSVQMMGHLREAANTLGRTIVTVMHDINFAAKYSDRICAMKKGQIAAFGSVDEIMQPELLTDIFETQIEIIQGPYGKVAIY
- a CDS encoding TetR/AcrR family transcriptional regulator, which gives rise to MNHEQSSQRQNRTKAHFRHALIELIKEMGYHHVTVKDIVDHAAYNRSTFYIHYKDKLDLAEDTLVTTLAGLEKSVGNSYVPGQKVHTTHLKNSSFDIVTYIYTNRDFFSLIKYEDTLPGLHTRFPQTILKIYQEQFEFETIDHAPVNMEYFKKYTAYGFYGLLKYWIREGFKEDRETFIQEVIELTKTHMHSVKYVGGNEEKGD
- the mmuM gene encoding homocysteine S-methyltransferase produces the protein MNPIEHILTDFPLMILDGALATELERYGCDLNDPLWSAKILLEKPRVIKQVHTDYFEAGADCAITASYQATVKGYRKRGLSEIEAAMLIKQSVHLAVEARDEFWSVEGNQLGRPKPIVAASVGPYGAYLADGSEYRGDYGLCEEELVLFHRERIRLLIEAGADVLACETIPCLVEAKAIARILKEFPDVYAWISFSAKDELYISSGERMADCAEWLAGEKQVAAVGINCTAPQFVESLITEVKSGTSKPIIVYPNSGEAYDADSKQWSDEGSYESFVASTKRWFEAGATVVGGCCRTTPEDIKGIREWMRKYRGKELIERIDSFFLC
- a CDS encoding SDR family NAD(P)-dependent oxidoreductase produces the protein MGKLQDKVAVITGGASGIGAATARLFVSEGAKVVLVDLNEEKGKAFEKELKTLNAEALFIKANITSEEDVANIFKQTVEAFGTVDVVFNNAGIGRVHPSHDLEYSEWRNTVNVDLDGVFLVARESIREMLETGGGTIVNTASMYGWVGSPGSAAYNAAKGGVINLTRSLALEYADKNIRVNSLCPGFIDTPIIPEDDKQTLAGMTPMKRLGLADEMAKAVLFMASDDSSYMTGNSLIVDGGYTAQ